The following proteins are co-located in the Mus caroli chromosome 7, CAROLI_EIJ_v1.1, whole genome shotgun sequence genome:
- the LOC110299310 gene encoding olfactory receptor 52K1-like: MPGWSNGTYNESYTSFLLMGFPGMQEARALLVLPFLSLYLVILFTNALVIHTVASQRSLHQPMYLLIALLLAVNICAATTVVPPMLFGFSTRFNRISLPRCLGQMFCIYXLXXXDCNILLVMALDRYVAICYPLRYPEIVTGQLLAGLVVXAXTRSTXIVAPVVVLASRVRFCRSDVIHHFACEHMALMKLSCGDISLNKTAGLIIRTFNRVLDMLLLGTSYSRIIHAAFRISSGGARSKALNTCGSHLLVIFTVYSSTMSSSIVYRVARTASQDVHNLLSAFYLLLPCLVNPIIYGARTKEIRQHLVRSFLSAGP; this comes from the coding sequence ATGCCGGGGTGGAGCAATGGCACCTACAATGAGTCCTACACCAGCTTCCTCCTCATGGgcttcccagggatgcaggaagccAGAGCCCTCCTGGTGCTGCCCTTCCTCAGCCTCTACCTGGTGATTCTCTTCACCAATGCCCTGGTCATCCACACGGTGGCATCCCAGCGCAGCCTGCACCAGCCCATGTACCTGCTCATTGCCCTGCTCCTGGCTGTCAATATCTGTGCTGCCACCACCGTGGTGCCCCCCATGCTCTTCGGCTTCTCCACACGCTTCAACCGCATCTCCCTCCCTCGATGCTTGGGACAGATGTTCTGCATCTACTTNCTNNTTNNNNTNGACTGCAACATCCTCCTGGTCATGGCTCTAGATCGCTATGTGGCTATCTGCTACCCTCTCCGCTACCCAGAAATAGTGACAGGACAGTTACTGGCTGGTCTGGTGGTNNTGGCAGNCACCAGGAGCACANGCATTGTTGCTCCAGTGGTGGTGCTGGCCTCGCGGGTTCGCTTCTGCCGCTCAGATGTGATCCACCACTTTGCCTGTGAGCACATGGCCCTGATGAAGCTCTCCTGTGGGGATATCTCGCTGAATAAAACAGCGGGACTCATTATTCGAACCTTTAATAGAGTCCTGGATATGCTCCTGCTAGGCACCTCCTACTCCCGCATCATCCATGCTGCCTTCAGGATCTCATCAGGTGGAGCACGGTCCAAAGCCCTGAAcacctgtggctcccacctgctGGTCATCTTCACTGTCTACTCCTCCACCATGTCCTCATCCATTGTCTACCGTGTGGCGCGCACTGCCTCCCAAGATGTGCACAACCTGCTCAGTGCTTTCTATCTGTTGCTCCCATGTCTGGTCAACCCCATCATCTACGGGGCCAGAACCAAGGAAATCAGGCAGCACCTGGTAAGGTCATTCCTGAGTGCAGGCCCCTGA
- the LOC110299369 gene encoding olfactory receptor 52E8-like — MGEDGNTSIFNLSYSSFLLVGFPGLQEGRPLLVLPLTFLYVSIVSANALVIHTVVAQRSLHQPMYVLIALLLAVNICASTAVMPKMLEGFVHYANPISLRGCLAQMFFIYFTLLLDYNLLLAMALDRYVAICHPLRYTDLMTSHLLGLMATFAITRSLGVAVPLVVLTAKAQFCKTSIIRHFTCEYIALLSIACGDLTFNNRLGLAMRLVTVTFDLSLLGTSYTRIIYAAFRISSGGARAKALHTCGSHLLVILTIYLSGLSTSIVFRVAKTVSQDVQNLLSAIYLLLPGALNPLIYGVRTKEIRQHIEKMLCGMQSPQDSREKSQNVRGERELPG, encoded by the coding sequence ATGGGTGAGGATGGAAATACCAGTATCTTCAACCTTTCCTACAGCAGCTTTCTCTTGGTGGGCTTCCCTGGATTGCAGGAAGGGCGACCCCTTCTGGTCCTGCCTCTTACCTTTCTCTATGTGTCCATCGTTTCTGCCAATGCCTTAGTCATTCATACAGTGGTGGCCCAGAGAAGTCTGCACCAGCCCATGTACGTGCTCATTGCTCTGCTCTTGGCTGTCAACATCTGTGCCTCCACAGCCGTGATGCCTAAAATGCTTGAAGGCTTTGTGCATTATGCAAATCCCATCTCACTCCGCGGCTGCCTCGCACAAATGTTCTTTATCTACTTTACGCTCCTTCTGGACTACAATCTCCTGCTGGCCATGGCTCTAGATCGCTATGTGGCCATTTGCCACCCACTCCGCTATACTGACCTGATGACCTCACACTTACTGGGCCTGATGGCCACTTTTGCGATAACACGGAGCCTAGGAGTGGCAGTGCCCCTAGTGGTACTAACTGCAAAAGCTCAATTCTGCAAGACATCCATCATAAGACACTTCACCTGCGAGTACATCGCACTGTTGAGCATCGCTTGTGGAGACCTGACCTTCAACAACCGCTTGGGATTGGCTATGCGGTTGGTCACTGTGACTTTTGATCTGTCCTTATTGGGAACCTCCTACACCCGTATCATCTATGCCGCCTTCCGGATCTCTTCTGGAGGAGCCCGAGCCAAGGCCTTGCACACTTGTGGCTCCCACTTACTGGTCATCCTCACCATCTACCTTTCTGGTCTTTCCACTTCCATTGTCTTTCGAGTGGCCAAGACTGTGTCTCAAGATGTCCAGAACCTACTCAGTGCCATATACCTGCTGCTCCCAGGAGCCTTGAATCCTCTCATTTATGGGGTGAGAACTAAGGAGATCCGGCAACACATAGAGAAAATGCTCTGTGGAATGCAGTCACCCCAAGACAGCAGAGAGAAGTCACAGAAtgtgagaggggagagggaattgCCAGGGTAA
- the LOC110297994 gene encoding olfactory receptor 52K1-like, translated as MSGWSNGTYNESYTSFLLMGFPGMQEARALLVLPFLSLYLVILFTNALVIHTVASQRSLHQPMYLLIALLLAVNICAATTVVPPMLFGFSTRFNRISLPRCLGQMFCIYLSCGDISLNKTVGLTVRIFNRVLDMFLLGTSYSRIIHAAFRISSGGARSKALNTCGSHLLVIFTVYSSTMSSSIVYRVARTASQDVHNLLSAFYLLLPCLVNPIIYGARTKEIRQHLVALFQRTQQQVFTEKPQSLPSNRELPG; from the exons ATGTCGGGGTGGAGCAATGGCACCTACAATGAGTCCTACACCAGCTTCCTCCTCATGGgcttcccagggatgcaggaagccAGAGCCCTCCTGGTGCTGCCCTTCCTCAGCCTCTACCTGGTGATTCTCTTCACCAATGCCCTGGTCATCCACACGGTGGCATCCCAGCGCAGCCTGCACCAGCCCATGTACCTGCTCATTGCCCTGCTCCTGGCTGTCAATATCTGTGCTGCCACCACCGTGGTGCCCCCCATGCTCTTCGGCTTCTCCACACGCTTCAACCGCATCTCCCTCCCTCGATGCTTGGGACAGATGTTCTGCATCTAC CTCTCCTGTGGGGATATCTCGCTGAATAAGACGGTGGGACTCACTGTTCGCATCTTCAACCGAGTCCTGGATATGTTCCTGCTAGGCACCTCCTACTCCCGCATCATCCATGCTGCCTTCAGGATCTCATCAGGTGGAGCACGGTCCAAAGCCCTGAAcacctgtggctcccacctgctGGTCATCTTCACCGTCTACTCTTCCACCATGTCCTCATCCATTGTCTACCGTGTGGCGCGCACTGCCTCCCAAGATGTGCACAACTTGCTCAGTGCTTTCTATCTGTTGCTCCCATGTCTGGTCAACCCCATCATCTACGGGGCCAGAACCAAGGAAATCAGGCAGCACCTGGTAGCTCTGTTCCAAAGGACTCAGCAACAGGTCTTCACTGAGAAGCCCCAGTCCCTGCCCTCGAATAGAGAGCTTCCTGGATGA